The genomic window CGCTTGCGTGAAGGCGATCGCTTTATTGCAATGGATGGTAGGGGAAAATGGTGGTTAGCACAGCTAGCAGGGGAACAAGCACAGGTTTTAGAACCACTGACAGTAGAAACTGAATTACCTGTATCGATTACGCTGATGGTGGCGTTGCCTAAAGGCAATGGATTTGATGAAGTGGTACGGTGTTGTACAGAGTTAGGAGTAGCTTGTATTGCACCAGTATTGAGCGATCGCACTTTGCTTGATCCAAGTCCTCAAAAGCTCGAACGCTGGCGGCGGATCGCAACAGAAGCCGCCGAGCAATCAGAGCGCTCATTCGTGCCGACAATTTTAGAGCCTGTTGCTTTTAATACTGCTGTCACTGCTAATCAGACAAGTCACCGCTACATTTGTGAGGCTCGTGGAGAGTATCCCCATTTAAATAAAGTGCTAAGTAGCATCTCTAACGAGATTGTCATTGCTACTGGGCCAGAGGGAGGATGGACAACACAAGAAATTGAAAATGCGAAGTTAGCTGGATTTCAACCTGTTTCCCTTGGTCGGCGCATCCTGAGAGCAGTTACAGCCCCGGTAGTAGCATTATCCTTGATTACCGCAATTTGTGAAGTATAAATGATTTATAGCTCACGCAAATCTCCTTTTGCGCGAGACATCACTCCAGCGTGCATTTAAAGTGATGATTGAGCAAGTTGCGATCGCCTTTGAGCATAAAGATTATCAAACAGCTGCTAAATTACTCAAACAGCTGCGAAAAGAATCACCAGACAATCCTTGGGTGCAATTTTATCTTGGTCGGTTGCATGAAGTATCTGGAAAGCATCAGGATGCGGAAAAAATTTATCGGCAATTGCTGCGAGATACGACAAATACCAAAATAGTGACGTTAGCACGTCAAGGTTTGCGACGACTGCAAGAAATGGAGCTAGAAGAAAGACAAAGAGCCATTTCTCAAGCAACATCTCAACCTAATAACACCGAACTTGGCGTACTAGTCTTAGAGCCTCTCAGTAACGAGATGAAAACAGAAGCATCTCGAAAATTCGCCCAGATTATGCAGCTAGACCCCTATACTGCACGACTAATACTGCCAAGTCGTGGCTGGAGGTTGTACCGCACTGGCCAAGTAGGAGAACTTAAATTTTACGGGAAACAGTTACAGCAGGCTGGCATTCCTTGCTTTTGGGCAACAATAGCTCAAATTCAGCAAATTCAAGTTTATCAAGTCAAATATTTCCAGGAATCTACCCCACAAGTTACTGTTGTTTGCCGCAACCAGGCAAATCAACTTGGTTCTCTCACCTTTGATTGGTCAGAAGTCACAGCAAGAGTAGTGGGACTTTTGCCCATTTTTGAACAAGTTGTAGATGTTGATGCCTACCGGAAACTGGAACGGAAAACTCAAACACAAGACTATACCCAGTTTTGTGATTTACACCTACCTGGTAGACGTTGCATTCTCCGATTTAATGACAACGGCTATGAATTTCAGCAAGGTTTAGAAATCATTCCCCAAGCTAGCCAAAATACAATCAGAATTAATTGGAATAGTTTATCAAGTTGGATTAACCAGCAACTACCTCAAGTCAAAATTTGGTCAGATTTTACGTCTTTTGCAGATACAACATTAGATCAAACAGAAATGCTGGGCCATATCAAGTCTCACATTCATCTATTTCGTAGGGAAGAGACTAATTGGGACTCAGCTTTTCATTTATATAGTGGACTGGTGTTTGTTAAATAATTCGTAATTCGTAATTAAGTTTACTATTACCTACTGCCTACCTTAAGAAGTAAGTTTACAAATCAAATAAAAGTACTCTATCTAACCTATGAATACAGCAGCCAACCAAAATCAACAGTTAGGCGGTTTATACGTTCAATCCCCTCAAGGAGAGCAACTAGTTTTTCCGCTCAAGCATACGGAAGTTCTAGCAAAAATTGCAGGTAACTTGTCACGAGTTGAGGTGATTCAAAGCTTTGAAAATCCCTTCACGCAGCCTTTAGAAGCAGTGTATATCTTTCCGTTACCCGATGAGGCGGCGGTGGATGACATGGAAATCAAAATAGGTAGCCGCATTATCAAAGGTAATATTAAAAAACGTGAAGAAGCACAACAAATCTACGAAAAGGCCAAACAAGAAGGACGCACCGCCGGACTTCTAGAACAGCAACGAGACAATATCTTTACCCAATCTCTGGCTAACATCAAACCTGGTGAACAAATTGATGTTACAATTCGTTACACCGAAAGTTTAAAATTTGAGGCGGGAAATTACGAATTTGTTTTCCCGACGGTGGTGGGGCCAAGATATATTCCAGGAACGCCGATAGATAATAGCGGTGATACAGACCAAGTTCCTGATGCTTCTCGGATTACACCGCCTGTAGTCCCAGAAGGAATGCGATCGCGTCACGATATTAATGTCACAGTAGAAATTGATGCGGGTTTACCAATTTCTCAAGTGCGTTCTCCTTCCCATCAATTAAAAATTGAATACTCAGGTCAAATAGTGCGGATTCAATTAGCTGGAGAAGATATAATTCCCAACAAAGATTTAATTCTCCGCTATCAAGTTTCTGGTCAAGAAACTCAATCCACGATATTAACCCAAGCCGACGATCGCGGCGGACATTTTGCAATTTATCTGATTCCAGCTTTGGAATATTCTACTGATGAAATTGTCCCCAAAGATGTCGTATTTTTGGTGGATACTTCCGGTTCACAATCGGGCGAACCGTTGCAAAAGTGTCAAGAATTAATGCGGCGATTTATCAATGGGTTGAATCCTAATGATACTTTCACAATTATCGATTTTTCCAATAGAGTCAGACAGTTATCAAAGAAACCTCTGCCGAATACACCAGAAAATCGTACCAAAGCGATCGCTTACATTAACAATTTACAAGCTGATGGCAGCACAGAAATGCTCAGTGGCATTCGTACAGCCATAAATTTCCCCACACCAGCCGGAAGATTACGCAGTGTTGTACTCCTAAGCGATGGCTACATCGGTAACGAAAATGAAATTTTGGCGGAGGTACAACAACACCTCCAACCAGGAAATCGCCTTTACAGTTTTGGTGCTGGTAGTTCAGTTAACCGTTTTTTACTGAATCGCCTCGCCGAAATTGGCCGGGGAATATCCAGAATTATTCGTCATGATGAACCCACAGAAGAAGTTGCCGAAAAGTTTTACAGGCAAATCAACAACCCCGTACTCACAAATATTCAAATCTCTTGGCAAGGTGACACAGAATCACCTGTCATTTACCCAGCCATAGCGCCTGATTTATTCAGCGAACAACCATTAGTTTTATTTGGCCGCAAACAGGATAGAATCAGCGGGAATCTACAAATCTCCGGCATTGCTGCGGGCGGTAAGCACTATGAAAAAACATTTCACCTCAAATTTGAGGAAACAGGAAATCTTGCTGTAGCGCAGTTATGGGGACGTGCTTGCATCAAAGATTTGATGAATCAAATGGTGAGCTTTGAAACCAAGGCTGGTGTAGAAGCGGTTACAGAAACTGCCTTAACTTATCAACTGCTTTCTCAATACACCGCTTTTGTAGCTGTCAGCGATGACGTGGGGGTTGAACCAGGAAGCGAATATGTGTCTATGCAAGTGCCAGTCGAAATGCCTGAAGCAGTTAGTTACATTGGTGGTCTTCCGGCTGGTGGTTTTGCGCCTCAAATTTCAACCTTAAAGGCAGCAGCACCAACCTTTGCAGACGTTCCAGATTTTCTCCGACAAAAGCGATCGCCACAATCTCCAGTAGCGAAAGAAGTCGATATCTCTTTGAGCTTTGATTCCGAGGAGATGGAACAAGATGAAATATCAGACGCAGCCATCAACCATCAGTTAGAGGTCATCAGCGTCACTGGCTTAGATGAAATAGGAATTGCTAACCTAAGCCAACACCTTCAACAATTAAACTTGCCTTCCGGCTTCAGTGGTGAAATCGTCTTTGAGTTCACTCTCAACAAAGGTCGGGTAGGACGGGTAGTGTTGGATGAAAAAGCCTCAACTCTAAAAAATGCAGTTGTAGTGGAGAAAATTAAGCGATCGCTCCTAGTTTGGATTCTCCCATCTACAACTGGTAAACTTATCTTAATCTTGCGTATTCACACTTAACCCATCAGTCATATAGATACACAAAACAGACGCAAAATTCCGCGTCTCTGTGACTTAACCAGGCTTTTTAATCTGACGTGCCATGTCTAAGTAAGCACTCATATTCGCTCCTGGACGCCGCCGGCCATTAGAGCTAGTAGCTGAAGGAGCGAGATATTTAGGCGCAAACGTTGTTTCTTTTGGCTCCTCTTTGAGTACTTTGGCTGCTGCGGCTTTTGCATTTTTGCCAGGTTCAACTTTAAGACCCTCAGCAGTCTGAACTAGCGTAACATCAGCTGGTTTGGGATTTTTAGCTGATTTTCCCTTACCCTTAGCTGCGGCGGTTTTTGTTCCGTTCAATGAATCTGGCTTGGATGGATCTGGTGCTTCTGATGTAATTGTTGCCGTTACTTTCTTAGCATTCGATCCAACTGTCTCTGCTACTTTCTTCACATTCGATGCTACATCTTTAGCAGCATCTTTCACAGCATCTTTGGCTTCGTCCAATTCTAAGAAGTAGCCGTTGCTTTTCTTCTTCCCTGGTAAGAGTCCGGTAATGAAACCCAGAATACCGCTAAGAAAACCCTGAATACCCGAAATTGACTTTTTGATAAAACCCATTACAATTACTCCTGCCTTTTACCTTTTATATTTGAAACTCAACCGTAATTGTTAAAAATTACGACAAAATGTTACATTTTATGCTTTGCGTCACCCCATTCTGGTGACAACCGTTATGGGTTTGTGCTTAATCAACATTGTAGTAAAACTAGAGGGCAAATGTTTTCTTGCAAGCACTTGCGACCTGTATCACCGAGAACTAATTATTAAATTTTACTGTGACTAAGAGCAAGATCCTGAAAGCAGGCTTCACAATAATTAACATTTCTTTGTTTGAAAATTACTGATTGGAGAAAAGCAAGCAGTTTACTTTCAACCAGTGGGAGGAGTGTCATAGTTTGTTGACAGATAGCAACGGTACTCGGTTACATTTTCTACAGACTTAATTCAGCCGGATTTGGTAGATGAACACTGAAAATCAGCAGCGCAATCCCGTCTTATTAATACACGGGATTGACGACACAGAGGCAGTTTTTTATAAAATGAGGGCATACCTAATACAACAGGGTTGGTCTGTATATAGCTTGAATCTAGTTCCTAATAATGGTGATGTGGCTCTTGATGAGTTGGCAAAGCAAGTAGCCGATTATGTTACGGCCAGCTTTGCGTCAGAACAACGCCTAGATTTAGTCGGCTTTAGCATGGGAGGAATTGTCAGCCGTTACTATGTCCAGCGATTGGGAGGAATTAACCGCGTCCAAAGGTTTATCACCATCTCTTCGCCCCATCATGGAACTGTGGTTGCTTATGCTTCCCAGCGTCCTGGTTGTATACAAATGCGCCCCAACAGCCTTTTTCTCAAGGATTTGAATTCTGATGCTGATATGTTAAGACAGCTAAACTTTACATCTATCTGGACACCTTATGATTTGATGATTGTCCCAGCGAATAGTTCACAAATGCCCGTGGGAGAAGAGGTAGTTGTGCCAGTTTCTTTCCACCCTTGGATGCTGACAGACTCCAAGAGTTTAGCAGTAGTCACAGCAGCTTTAGCAGAGCGGATTCAATCCAGTTCGGATAAGGCTCCATCCCCCCAACTTCCGTTAAAAAAGCTTGCTCAGAATGGCTCTATTTCCCCCTTTTTAAGGAGGATTGAGGGGGATCTTTAAAGATTGTGCAGCTTAACCCAAGCGGATTGAAAGCGGATTAAACTGCTCTTTCTTAAGAAAGCATCCAGTTAGTAGCCAGGATACTTGTTACACTTGCATTCTTTTATTTTTAATTTTGAATTACTTAAGTCCTATCGCCAATTTGTGTATGTTCGTAACTCCCAAAAATTGCCTCTGGGTGACGATAATATTTGAACTCCATTAGGTTATAAAAAGGATCTTCTAAAAAGAAAGTGCGATGCTCAAGAGGAGAACCAACAAAGCGGTTTTTGGTTGATTCGCGAAAAAGTAGCTGTTGCTGTTGTGCCCTTTCTAGTAAATTCTGCCAGTCACGTTCTTGAGTAAAAATTAGCCCAAAGTGTCTGGGATAGATAGTGCGTTGCGGTGCCAAGGGTTCTTTGGTGACGTGAGCCACTAGTTGATGACTGTAGAGATTGAGAATCAGGGCGTGCTGGTTTTCACGACCAGGAATACAGCCCAAGCCATCCACGTAATATGCTTTTGTTTGGGCAACGTCAGTCACAGGGAAAGCAAGATGGAATAAAGTTTGGCTCATAGCTTGTGTGGAAAAGACTAGTAGTTGATGCTATCTACAATTTATGCTGTTAAGTCTTGATTGTGGTCAACTTGAACACAGTTTTAATTGACATTAACTTATATCCTTTATCGTGATGACTAAGATTGGGAACTGAGTACCACTTCAGCCGCTGCACCATGCACCTATACTAATTTAGGTTTGCATGAGCACACACTTAGGAACGTAGATTTAATAACTTAAAACTTTATTAGGATGTGTTCGGTGTGTTACACACTCGAAGAGTCCACCCAATTAAACAGAAGTTTTGCATTTTGTTTAATCCAGGTTCTTTAGTCAATGTTGGAGTGTATATCTAAGACATTGTTTGTAGTTTTACACTCAGTTTTCAGAGCGATACCTACGCAAGTTAGTTAATAATACAAACATATTACTTGATCTGGGGAGGTGTGAGAAATTAAGCAATAAGGGTGATAAATTCGTTATTCTGTTGATATTCAGACAAAATTACTCATGATTAATTGCTGATGTCATCTTTAATTGATTCTGTTAATCCCTGGTTGATAGCAGTAGGATTAAACACAATTCTATTGGGTTTAGCTTGGATTGCTCCGAAAAAGCTGCTTACCCCAGCAGGGTTATTCCACGCTTGGTTTCTGGCTATCTTAATTTGGGTAACTCTAGGCTGGCAAGGATATGCAGTAATAATGTTCTATTTTCTGGTTGGTTCTGGGGTTACCCGCATCGGTATGGCGCAGAAGGAGGCAGAGGGAATTGCCGAAAAGCGTTCTGGGGCAAGAGGCCCAGAAAATGTTTGGGGTTCGGCTTTGACTGGGGCGCTGTGTGCCTTGGGAGTAGGGATGATAAATTCGGGATTTCTTGTCCCTAGTTCCCAATTCCTAGTCCCCAATCCCCAGTCCCTACTTTTGTTAGGCTATGTAGCGAGTTTCAGCACCAAGCTGGCTGACACCACTGCTAGCGA from Nostoc sp. UHCC 0926 includes these protein-coding regions:
- a CDS encoding VOC family protein is translated as MSQTLFHLAFPVTDVAQTKAYYVDGLGCIPGRENQHALILNLYSHQLVAHVTKEPLAPQRTIYPRHFGLIFTQERDWQNLLERAQQQQLLFRESTKNRFVGSPLEHRTFFLEDPFYNLMEFKYYRHPEAIFGSYEHTQIGDRT
- a CDS encoding 16S rRNA (uracil(1498)-N(3))-methyltransferase, with amino-acid sequence MSQLQRIAIAPSQLQQGQILLTKEQQHYLGRVLRLREGDRFIAMDGRGKWWLAQLAGEQAQVLEPLTVETELPVSITLMVALPKGNGFDEVVRCCTELGVACIAPVLSDRTLLDPSPQKLERWRRIATEAAEQSERSFVPTILEPVAFNTAVTANQTSHRYICEARGEYPHLNKVLSSISNEIVIATGPEGGWTTQEIENAKLAGFQPVSLGRRILRAVTAPVVALSLITAICEV
- a CDS encoding tetratricopeptide repeat protein translates to MIEQVAIAFEHKDYQTAAKLLKQLRKESPDNPWVQFYLGRLHEVSGKHQDAEKIYRQLLRDTTNTKIVTLARQGLRRLQEMELEERQRAISQATSQPNNTELGVLVLEPLSNEMKTEASRKFAQIMQLDPYTARLILPSRGWRLYRTGQVGELKFYGKQLQQAGIPCFWATIAQIQQIQVYQVKYFQESTPQVTVVCRNQANQLGSLTFDWSEVTARVVGLLPIFEQVVDVDAYRKLERKTQTQDYTQFCDLHLPGRRCILRFNDNGYEFQQGLEIIPQASQNTIRINWNSLSSWINQQLPQVKIWSDFTSFADTTLDQTEMLGHIKSHIHLFRREETNWDSAFHLYSGLVFVK
- a CDS encoding esterase/lipase family protein yields the protein MNTENQQRNPVLLIHGIDDTEAVFYKMRAYLIQQGWSVYSLNLVPNNGDVALDELAKQVADYVTASFASEQRLDLVGFSMGGIVSRYYVQRLGGINRVQRFITISSPHHGTVVAYASQRPGCIQMRPNSLFLKDLNSDADMLRQLNFTSIWTPYDLMIVPANSSQMPVGEEVVVPVSFHPWMLTDSKSLAVVTAALAERIQSSSDKAPSPQLPLKKLAQNGSISPFLRRIEGDL
- a CDS encoding TIGR00297 family protein, which translates into the protein MSSLIDSVNPWLIAVGLNTILLGLAWIAPKKLLTPAGLFHAWFLAILIWVTLGWQGYAVIMFYFLVGSGVTRIGMAQKEAEGIAEKRSGARGPENVWGSALTGALCALGVGMINSGFLVPSSQFLVPNPQSLLLLGYVASFSTKLADTTASEVGKAYGKSTFLITTLQPVPRGTEGAVSLEGTLAGIVASVAIAFVGWGVGLIDLLGVAWCVLAAFIATNLESVIGATLQSKYTWLTNEVVNIINTLIGAIAAVLLAWTWISIIK
- a CDS encoding VIT domain-containing protein, whose protein sequence is MNTAANQNQQLGGLYVQSPQGEQLVFPLKHTEVLAKIAGNLSRVEVIQSFENPFTQPLEAVYIFPLPDEAAVDDMEIKIGSRIIKGNIKKREEAQQIYEKAKQEGRTAGLLEQQRDNIFTQSLANIKPGEQIDVTIRYTESLKFEAGNYEFVFPTVVGPRYIPGTPIDNSGDTDQVPDASRITPPVVPEGMRSRHDINVTVEIDAGLPISQVRSPSHQLKIEYSGQIVRIQLAGEDIIPNKDLILRYQVSGQETQSTILTQADDRGGHFAIYLIPALEYSTDEIVPKDVVFLVDTSGSQSGEPLQKCQELMRRFINGLNPNDTFTIIDFSNRVRQLSKKPLPNTPENRTKAIAYINNLQADGSTEMLSGIRTAINFPTPAGRLRSVVLLSDGYIGNENEILAEVQQHLQPGNRLYSFGAGSSVNRFLLNRLAEIGRGISRIIRHDEPTEEVAEKFYRQINNPVLTNIQISWQGDTESPVIYPAIAPDLFSEQPLVLFGRKQDRISGNLQISGIAAGGKHYEKTFHLKFEETGNLAVAQLWGRACIKDLMNQMVSFETKAGVEAVTETALTYQLLSQYTAFVAVSDDVGVEPGSEYVSMQVPVEMPEAVSYIGGLPAGGFAPQISTLKAAAPTFADVPDFLRQKRSPQSPVAKEVDISLSFDSEEMEQDEISDAAINHQLEVISVTGLDEIGIANLSQHLQQLNLPSGFSGEIVFEFTLNKGRVGRVVLDEKASTLKNAVVVEKIKRSLLVWILPSTTGKLILILRIHT